One segment of Anopheles stephensi strain Indian chromosome 3, UCI_ANSTEP_V1.0, whole genome shotgun sequence DNA contains the following:
- the LOC118514305 gene encoding uncharacterized protein LOC118514305 isoform X2: MKFFIAIMAVAFVAASEASYLPYADDLSYQSYGYGLPLSKVVVGSSYGLPAAVDKYSYPSYYSSYPAVKKVVEYPSVAPVLATKVVDNSYGLGYNKLVSPVVATKVVDNSYGLGYNKLVSPVLASGYGLGYNKLVSPVVDNGLYNYGGYGLGYNKYLSAAPVAKYVL; encoded by the exons ATGAAG TTCTTCATTGCAATCATGGCTGTGGCGTTCGTCGCTGCGTCCGAGGCCTCGTACCTGCCATACGCTGACGATCTGTCCTACCAGAGCTACGGTTATGGACTTCCTCTCTCGAAGGTGGTCGTCGGCTCGTCGTACGGTCTGCCAGCAGCTGTGGACAAGTACTCCTACCCATCGTACTACAGTTCCTATCCGGCCGTGAAGAAGGTGGTCGAATATCCGTCGGTTGCTCCGGTGCTGGCCACCAAG GTCGTTGATAACAGCTACGGACTGGGATACAACAAGCTGGTGTCCCCGGTCGTCGCCACCAAGGTCGTTGATAACAGCTATGGCCTAGGATACAACAAGCTGGTGTCTCCGGTCCTTGCCAGCGGTTACGGTCTCGGATACAACAAGCTGGTGTCCCCAGTCGTCGATAATGGCCTGTATAACTATGGCGGCTACGGACTGGGATACAACAAGTACCTGTCGGCCGCTCCAGTTGCCAAATATGTGTTGTAA
- the LOC118514317 gene encoding cuticle protein 16.5-like, with protein MKCIAAVVMMALAVVAEAGLAPLFYGAPLALAAPHTTVVQSNSDAKFIATAPAYAYAGAPLAYAPAAPYYYTAPLAYSAPALVYQKEARYLAANRGAIHEAPLPGHAFSQQQLNLEAAPGSD; from the exons ATGAAG TGCATCGCAGCTGTAGTCATGATGGCTCTGGCCGTTGTCGCCGAAGCTGGACTCGCCCCTCTGTTCTACGGAGCACCCCTAGCCCTTGCCGCCCCCCACACTACGGTCGTGCAGAGTAACTCGGACGCCAAGTTTATCGCGACGGCCCCAGCCTACGCCTATGCCGGCGCTCCGTTGGCCTATGCTCCTGCTGCTCCGTACTACTACACCGCCCCGTTGGCCTACAGTGCTCCGGCGCTCGTCTACCAGAAGGAGGCTCGCTATCTGGCCGCCAACCGAGGAGCGATCCACGAGGCTCCACTGCCAGGCCACGCTTtctcccagcagcagctgaacCTGGAAGCTGCGCCCGGTTCGGACTAA
- the LOC118514296 gene encoding uncharacterized protein LOC118514296 isoform X2: protein MEFSFRFTLPVGGAIKDETIDDIGISIRTALLSTTTSIKMKFFIAIMAVTFVAASEASYLPYADDLSYQSYGYGLPLSKVVVGSSYGLPAAVDKYSYPSYYSSYPAVKKVVEYQSVAPVLATKVVDNSYGLGYNKLVSPVVATKVVDNSYGLGYNKLVSPVVATKVVDNSYGLGYNKLVSPVLASGYGLGYNKLVSPVVDNGLYNYGGYGLGYNKYLSAAPVAKYVL, encoded by the exons ATGgagttttcctttcgatttACTCTTCCGGTAGGTGGCGCTATAAAAGATGAGACCATCGACGATATCGGCATCAGTATTCGCACAGCACTTctatcaacaacaacatccatCAAAATGAAG TTCTTCATTGCAATCATGGCTGTGACGTTCGTCGCTGCGTCCGAGGCCTCGTACCTGCCATACGCTGACGATCTGTCCTACCAGAGCTACGGTTATGGACTTCCTCTCTCGAAGGTGGTCGTCGGCTCGTCGTACGGTCTGCCAGCAGCTGTGGACAAGTACTCCTACCCATCGTACTACAGTTCTTATCCGGCCGTGAAGAAGGTGGTCGAATATCAGTCGGTTGCTCCGGTGCTGGCCACCAAGGTCGTTGATAACAGCTACGGACTGGGATACAACAAGCTGGTGTCCCCGGTCGTCGCCACCAAG GTCGTTGATAACAGCTACGGACTGGGATACAACAAGCTGGTGTCCCCGGTCGTCGCCACCAAGGTCGTTGATAACAGCTATGGCCTAGGATACAACAAGCTGGTGTCTCCGGTCCTTGCCAGCGGTTACGGTCTCGGATACAACAAGCTGGTGTCCCCAGTCGTCGATAATGGCCTGTATAACTATGGCGGCTACGGACTGGGATACAACAAGTACCTGTCGGCCGCTCCAGTTGCCAAATATGTGTTGTAA
- the LOC118514291 gene encoding sodium-dependent proline transporter, whose amino-acid sequence MTEVKASRGHWASKTEFILSCIGYAIGLGNVWRFPYLCYRNGGGAFLVPYLLMLVLCGIPLFFLETCLGQFSGTGCITVFKIVPLLKGAGIAIVVINFICTGYYNAIISYPLLFLWRSLQAHLPWETCENAWNTDRCLELRGEHHVELFLNNSGLSVADRYRTPADEFFHNEILHISEGIDHMGGIVWPLLLCDILAWIVIFCCIAKGVQSVGKVVYFTATFPFVILAVLLVRGVTLPGAMEGIKFYIMPQWSQLLNLRVWADAAIQIFFSLGPGWGGIVNMASYNHFKNNTKLDSIIIPIVNCGTSILAGFVVFSVLGYFSHQTGLPVATAATGGPGLAFITYPEAISMLPLSPLWACLFFSMLFFLGVDSMFVQIEAIVSSVLDVFPVLRTMKLLITAGTCFLLFLLSLACVTRGGMYLVQLLDWYSASISVILVCIVEVIAVAWIYGCDRFVRDVEFMIDRKVEQFWILSWKFITPIVLTFIFITTIAYNTEVSYNGLSYPRWAIGVGWASCLVSMLCIPAFVIYKLMITKGTLMKRLKSQLKPLDWGPADAYQRALWSDTVECVQ is encoded by the exons ATGACGGAGGTCAAGGCATCGCGTGGACATTGGGCCTCGAAAACGGAGTTCATCCTATCGTGCATTGGTTATGCGATCGGGCTgggcaatgtgtggcgcttccCGTATCTGTGCTATCGGAACGGTGGTGGAGCATTTCTAGTGCCGTACCTGTTGATGCTGGTCCTGTGCGGAATACCGCTGTTCTTTCTGGAAACGTGTCTCGGACAGTTCAGTGGAACCGGGTGCATTACGGTGTTCAAGATCGTTCCACTGCTCAAGGGGGCCGGGATCGCGATCGTGGTGATTAACTTCATCTGCACCGGGTACTACAACGCGATCATATCCTACCCGCTACTATTCCTGTGGCGATCGCTACAGGCACATCTGCCATGGGAAACGTGTGAAAACGCTTGGAACACGGATCGATGTCTGGAGCTGCGGGGTGAGCATCATGTGGAGCTGTTTCTCAACAACAGTGGACTAAGTGTGGCGGATCGGTACCGTACACCGGCGGATGAGTTTTTCCA CAATGAAATTCTTCACATCTCCGAAGGTATCGATCACATGGGAGGCATCGTGTGGCCCCTGCTGTTGTGCGATATCCTCGCCTGGATAGTGATCTTTTGCTGTATCGCCAAGGGTGTCCAATCGGTCGGTAAGGTGGTGTACTTCACGGCAACGTTTCCGTTCGTAATCCTtgcggtgctgctggtgcgcgGTGTAACACTGCCGGGTGCGATGGAGGGCATCAAGTTCTACATTATGCCCCAGTGGAGTCAGCTGCTGAATCTGCGTGTGTGGGCCGATGCGGCCATACAAATTTTCTTCTCGCTCGGACCTGGCTGGGGTGGGATAGTGAATATGGCGAGCTACAATCACttcaaaaacaacaccaagcTGGACTCGATCATCATACCGATCGTGAACTGTGGGACAAGCATTTTGGCCGGGTTTGTGGTGTTTTCTGTGCTGGGTTACTTTTCGC atCAAACAGGTCTTCCAGTTGCAACGGCTGCTACCGGCGGACCTGGACTGGCTTTCATCACGTATCCGGAGGCAATCAGTATGCTTCCGCTATCTCCACTGTGGGCTTGCCTGTTTTTCAGTATGTTATTCTTTCTCGGAGTTGATAGTATG TTCGTCCAGATAGAAGCCATCGTTTCCTCGGTGTTGGATGTCTTCCCCGTTTTGCGTACGATGAAGCTACTGATAACGGCTGGGACATGTTTTCTACTCTTTCTGCTGTCATTGGCCTGCGTCACACGG GGTGGAATGTATCTGGTGCAGCTGCTGGACTGGTATTCGGCGTCAATTTCGGTGATACTGGTTTGCATTGTAGAGGTCATTGCCGTGGCATGGATATACGGGTGTGACAGGTTTGTTCGCGACGTCGAGTTCATGATCGACCGTAAGGTGGAACAATTTTGGATACTGTCATGGAAATTCATCACACCGATCGTGCTGACT TTTATTTTCATCACTACAATCGCGTACAATACTGAGGTGTCTTACAATGGATTATCGTACCCGCGATGGGCAATAGGAGTCGGTTGGGCAAGCTGTTTGGTCTCCATGCTGTGCATTCCAGCATTCGTTATCTACAAGCTGATGATCACAAAAGGAACGTTGATGAAG CGTTTGAAGAGTCAACTAAAGCCCCTTGATTGGGGCCCAGCCGATGCTTATCAGCGTGCATTGTGGAGCGATACTGTAGAATGCGTTCAGTAA
- the LOC118514314 gene encoding cuticle protein 16.5-like, with protein sequence MKCIAAVVMVALAVVAEAGIAPVSVVYSAPETTVVQQNVAPKYVTAYAAPVTTYASHASVAPVAAYAAPVATYAAPVATYASPISYAAQRTVVQAASVAYAAPTAYAYDNGNYVQAVPTVYAQVQKEARYVAANRGAIHEAPLAGHAVNQKSLNIEPAPGTL encoded by the exons ATGAAG TGCATCGCAGCTGTAGTCATGGTGGCTCTGGCCGTCGTCGCTGAGGCCGGTATTGCTCCAGTGTCGGTGGTCTACTCCGCTCCCGAGACGACCGTCGTCCAGCAGAACGTGGCTCCGAAGTACGTCACCGCTTACGCTGCCCCGGTAACGACCTACGCCAGCCACGCCAGTGTCGCTCCGGTCGCTGCCTATGCTGCCCCAGTTGCCACCTATGCTGCCCCGGTTGCTACCTATGCTTCTCCCATCTCGTACGCCGCCCAACGCACCGTTGTCCAGGCTGCCTCTGTTGCCTATGCTGCCCCGACTGCCTACGCCTACGACAACGGTAACTACGTCCAGGCTGTCCCGACTGTGTACGCTCAGGTTCAGAAGGAGGCTCGCTATGTGGCCGCCAACCGCGGTGCTATCCATGAGGCTCCTCTGGCCGGACACGCCGTCAACCAGAAGTCGTTGAACATTGAGCCAGCACCTGGAACTCTGTAA
- the LOC118514318 gene encoding cuticle protein 16.5-like, which produces MKCIAAVVMMALAVVAEAGLAPLFYGAPLALAAPHTTVVQSNSDAKFIATAPAYAYAGAPLAYAPAAPYYYTAPLAYSAPALVYQKEARYLAANRGAIHEAPLPGHAFSQQQLNLEAAPGSD; this is translated from the exons ATGAAG TGCATCGCAGCTGTAGTCATGATGGCTCTGGCCGTTGTCGCCGAAGCTGGACTCGCCCCTCTGTTCTACGGAGCACCCCTAGCCCTAGCCGCCCCCCACACTACGGTCGTGCAGAGTAACTCGGACGCCAAGTTTATCGCGACGGCCCCAGCCTACGCCTATGCCGGCGCTCCGTTGGCCTATGCTCCTGCTGCTCCGTACTACTACACCGCCCCGTTGGCCTACAGTGCTCCGGCGCTCGTCTACCAGAAGGAGGCTCGCTATCTGGCCGCCAACCGAGGAGCGATCCACGAGGCTCCGCTGCCAGGCCACGCTTtctcccagcagcagctgaacCTGGAAGCTGCGCCCGGTTCGGACTAA
- the LOC118514310 gene encoding adult cuticle protein 1-like: MKCIAAVVMVALAVVAEAGIAPVSVVYSAPETTVVQQNVAPKYVTAYAAPAVTYASHASVAPVAAYAAPVATYAAPVATYASPISYAAQRTVVQAAPVAYAAPTAYAYDQGNYVQAVQAVPTVYAQVQKEARYVAANRGAIHEAPLAGHAVNQQSLNVEPAPGTL; the protein is encoded by the exons ATGAAG TGCATCGCAGCTGTAGTCATGGTGGCTCTGGCCGTCGTCGCTGAGGCCGGTATTGCTCCGGTGTCGGTGGTCTACTCCGCTCCCGAGACGACCGTCGTCCAGCAGAACGTGGCTCCGAAGTACGTCACCGCTTACGCTGCCCCGGCCGTTACCTACGCCAGCCACGCCAGTGTCGCTCCGGTCGCTGCCTATGCTGCCCCAGTTGCCACCTATGCTGCCCCGGTTGCTACCTATGCTTCTCCCATCTCGTACGCCGCTCAACGCACTGTTGTCCAGGCTGCCCCTGTTGCCTATGCTGCCCCGACTGCCTACGCTTACGATCAAGGAAACTACGTCCAGGCCGTCCAGGCTGTCCCGACCGTCTACGCTCAGGTCCAGAAGGAAGCTCGCTATGTGGCCGCCAACCGCGGTGCTATCCATGAGGCTCCTCTGGCCGGACACGCCGTCAACCAGCAGTCGCTGAACGTTGAGCCAGCGCCCGGAACTCTGTAA
- the LOC118514297 gene encoding uncharacterized protein LOC118514297 isoform X1, with translation MKFFIAIMAVAFVAASEASYLPYADDLSYQSYGYGLPLSKVVVGSSYGLPAAVDKYSYPSYYSSYPAVKKVVEYPSVAPVLATKVVDNSYGLGYTKVVDNSYGLGYNKLIAPVVATKVVDNSYGLGYTKVVDNSYGLGYNKLVSPVLASGYGLGYNKLVSAPVVATKVVDSALWNYGGYGLGYNKYLPTAPVAKYVF, from the exons ATGAAG TTCTTCATTGCAATCATGGCTGTGGCGTTCGTCGCTGCGTCCGAGGCCTCGTACCTGCCATACGCTGACGATCTGTCCTACCAGAGCTACGGTTATGGACTTCCTCTCTCGAAGGTGGTCGTCGGCTCGTCGTACGGTCTGCCAGCAGCTGTGGACAAGTACTCCTACCCATCGTACTACAGTTCCTATCCGGCCGTGAAGAAGGTGGTCGAATACCCGTCGGTTGCTCCGGTGCTGGCCACCAAGGTCGTTGATAACAGCTACGGACTGGGATACACCAAGGTCGTTGATAACAGCTACGGTCTGGGATACAACAAGCTGATCGCCCCGGTCGTCGCCACAAAG GTCGTTGATAACAGCTACGGACTGGGATACACCAAGGTCGTTGATAACAGCTACGGACTGGGATACAACAAGCTGGTGTCTCCGGTCCTTGCCAGCGGTTACGGTCTCGGATACAACAAGCTGGTTTCCGCACCAGTCGTCGCCACCAAAGTCGTCGATTCTGCTCTGTGGAACTATGGCGGCTACGGGCTGGGATACAACAAGTATCTGCCAACCGCTCCAGTTGCCAAATACGTTTTCTAA
- the LOC118514296 gene encoding uncharacterized protein LOC118514296 isoform X1 has product MEFSFRFTLPVGGAIKDETIDDIGISIRTALLSTTTSIKMKFFIAIMAVTFVAASEASYLPYADDLSYQSYGYGLPLSKVVVGSSYGLPAAVDKYSYPSYYSSYPAVKKVVEYQSVAPVLATKVVDNSYGLGYNKLVSPVVATKVVDNSYGLGYTKVVDNSYGLGYNKLVSPVVATKVVDNSYGLGYNKLVSPVLASGYGLGYNKLVSPVVDNGLYNYGGYGLGYNKYLSAAPVAKYVL; this is encoded by the exons ATGgagttttcctttcgatttACTCTTCCGGTAGGTGGCGCTATAAAAGATGAGACCATCGACGATATCGGCATCAGTATTCGCACAGCACTTctatcaacaacaacatccatCAAAATGAAG TTCTTCATTGCAATCATGGCTGTGACGTTCGTCGCTGCGTCCGAGGCCTCGTACCTGCCATACGCTGACGATCTGTCCTACCAGAGCTACGGTTATGGACTTCCTCTCTCGAAGGTGGTCGTCGGCTCGTCGTACGGTCTGCCAGCAGCTGTGGACAAGTACTCCTACCCATCGTACTACAGTTCTTATCCGGCCGTGAAGAAGGTGGTCGAATATCAGTCGGTTGCTCCGGTGCTGGCCACCAAGGTCGTTGATAACAGCTACGGACTGGGATACAACAAGCTGGTGTCCCCGGTCGTCGCCACCAAGGTCGTTGATAACAGCTACGGACTGGGATACACCAAGGTCGTTGATAACAGCTACGGACTGGGATACAACAAGCTGGTGTCCCCGGTCGTCGCCACCAAGGTCGTTGATAACAGCTATGGCCTAGGATACAACAAGCTGGTGTCTCCGGTCCTTGCCAGCGGTTACGGTCTCGGATACAACAAGCTGGTGTCCCCAGTCGTCGATAATGGCCTGTATAACTATGGCGGCTACGGACTGGGATACAACAAGTACCTGTCGGCCGCTCCAGTTGCCAAATATGTGTTGTAA
- the LOC118514296 gene encoding uncharacterized protein LOC118514296 isoform X4, with product MEFSFRFTLPVGGAIKDETIDDIGISIRTALLSTTTSIKMKFFIAIMAVTFVAASEASYLPYADDLSYQSYGYGLPLSKVVVGSSYGLPAAVDKYSYPSYYSSYPAVKKVVEYQSVAPVLATKVVDNSYGLGYNKLVSPVVATKVVDNSYGLGYNKLVSPVLASGYGLGYNKLVSPVVDNGLYNYGGYGLGYNKYLSAAPVAKYVL from the exons ATGgagttttcctttcgatttACTCTTCCGGTAGGTGGCGCTATAAAAGATGAGACCATCGACGATATCGGCATCAGTATTCGCACAGCACTTctatcaacaacaacatccatCAAAATGAAG TTCTTCATTGCAATCATGGCTGTGACGTTCGTCGCTGCGTCCGAGGCCTCGTACCTGCCATACGCTGACGATCTGTCCTACCAGAGCTACGGTTATGGACTTCCTCTCTCGAAGGTGGTCGTCGGCTCGTCGTACGGTCTGCCAGCAGCTGTGGACAAGTACTCCTACCCATCGTACTACAGTTCTTATCCGGCCGTGAAGAAGGTGGTCGAATATCAGTCGGTTGCTCCGGTGCTGGCCACCAAG GTCGTTGATAACAGCTACGGACTGGGATACAACAAGCTGGTGTCCCCGGTCGTCGCCACCAAGGTCGTTGATAACAGCTATGGCCTAGGATACAACAAGCTGGTGTCTCCGGTCCTTGCCAGCGGTTACGGTCTCGGATACAACAAGCTGGTGTCCCCAGTCGTCGATAATGGCCTGTATAACTATGGCGGCTACGGACTGGGATACAACAAGTACCTGTCGGCCGCTCCAGTTGCCAAATATGTGTTGTAA
- the LOC118514296 gene encoding uncharacterized protein LOC118514296 isoform X3, whose translation MEFSFRFTLPVGGAIKDETIDDIGISIRTALLSTTTSIKMKFFIAIMAVTFVAASEASYLPYADDLSYQSYGYGLPLSKVVVGSSYGLPAAVDKYSYPSYYSSYPAVKKVVEYQSVAPVLATKVVDNSYGLGYTKVVDNSYGLGYNKLVSPVVATKVVDNSYGLGYNKLVSPVLASGYGLGYNKLVSPVVDNGLYNYGGYGLGYNKYLSAAPVAKYVL comes from the exons ATGgagttttcctttcgatttACTCTTCCGGTAGGTGGCGCTATAAAAGATGAGACCATCGACGATATCGGCATCAGTATTCGCACAGCACTTctatcaacaacaacatccatCAAAATGAAG TTCTTCATTGCAATCATGGCTGTGACGTTCGTCGCTGCGTCCGAGGCCTCGTACCTGCCATACGCTGACGATCTGTCCTACCAGAGCTACGGTTATGGACTTCCTCTCTCGAAGGTGGTCGTCGGCTCGTCGTACGGTCTGCCAGCAGCTGTGGACAAGTACTCCTACCCATCGTACTACAGTTCTTATCCGGCCGTGAAGAAGGTGGTCGAATATCAGTCGGTTGCTCCGGTGCTGGCCACCAAG GTCGTTGATAACAGCTACGGACTGGGATACACCAAGGTCGTTGATAACAGCTACGGACTGGGATACAACAAGCTGGTGTCCCCGGTCGTCGCCACCAAGGTCGTTGATAACAGCTATGGCCTAGGATACAACAAGCTGGTGTCTCCGGTCCTTGCCAGCGGTTACGGTCTCGGATACAACAAGCTGGTGTCCCCAGTCGTCGATAATGGCCTGTATAACTATGGCGGCTACGGACTGGGATACAACAAGTACCTGTCGGCCGCTCCAGTTGCCAAATATGTGTTGTAA
- the LOC118514297 gene encoding uncharacterized protein LOC118514297 isoform X3: MKFFIAIMAVAFVAASEASYLPYADDLSYQSYGYGLPLSKVVVGSSYGLPAAVDKYSYPSYYSSYPVVKKVVEYPSVAPVLATKVVDNSYGLGYTKVVDNSYGLGYNKLVSPVLASGYGLGYNKLVSAPVVATKVVDSALWNYGGYGLGYNKYLPTAPVAKYVF; encoded by the exons ATGAAG TTCTTCATTGCAATCATGGCTGTGGCGTTCGTCGCTGCGTCCGAGGCCTCGTACCTGCCATACGCTGACGATCTGTCCTACCAGAGCTACGGTTATGGACTTCCTCTCTCGAAGGTGGTCGTCGGCTCGTCGTACGGTCTGCCAGCAGCTGTGGACAAGTACTCCTACCCATCGTACTACAGTTCCTATCCGGTCGTGAAGAAGGTGGTCGAATATCCGTCGGTTGCTCCAGTGCTGGCCACCAAGGTCGTTGATAACAGCTACGGACTGGGATACACCAAGGTCGTTGATAACAGCTACGGACTGGGATACAACAAGCTGGTGTCTCCGGTCCTTGCCAGCGGTTACGGTCTCGGATACAACAAGCTGGTTTCCGCACCAGTCGTCGCCACCAAAGTCGTCGATTCTGCTCTGTGGAACTATGGCGGCTACGGGCTGGGATACAACAAGTATCTGCCAACCGCTCCAGTTGCCAAATACGTTTTCTAA
- the LOC118514295 gene encoding cuticle protein 16.5-like isoform X2, which produces MKCIAAVVMMALAVARGAVLPVPVVYSAPETTVVQQNVAPKYVTSNVAYAAPTVTTYSVPQTTYVQQKYISAAPAVAYAAPAVTTYNVRPSTYTTVEQNVAPAVAYSAPVVTAYSVPAEKTVVQQNVAPKYVSYSAPAVATYSAPAVSYVAPAVSYTAPAVTYAAAPVTQYKTVAPVPTVYSSDSEVIEAAPVAAVAPAETVVVEQPTAAVLAKSEARYVVATPGAVHDAPLVGHTVNQKAFNVEPAPGTQ; this is translated from the exons ATGAAG TGCATCGCAGCTGTAGTCATGATGGCTCTGGCCGTCGCCCGGGGAGCCGTCCTTCCGGTTCCGGTAGTGTACTCCGCTCCCGAAACGACCGTCGTCCAGCAGAACGTGGCCCCGAAGTACGTCACGTCGAACGTCGCCTATGCTGCCCCAACCGTCACCACGTACTCCGTCCCACAAACGACCTACGTGCAGCAGAAGTACATCTCGGCCGCTCCAGCCGTTGCCTATGCTGCCCCCGCTGTCACCACCTACAATGTGCGTCCCTCCACCTACACCACCGTCGAGCAGAACGTTGCCCCGGCTGTCGCTTACTCGGCACCGGTCGTCACTGCCTACTCGGTTCCGGCCGAAAAGACCGTCGTGCAGCAGAACGTTGCCCCGAAGTACGTTAGCTACTCGGCTCCTGCTGTGGCCACCTACTCCGCTCCAGCCGTGTCTTACGTCGCTCCGGCCGTGTCCTACACTGCTCCGGCCGTCACCTACGCCGCTGCTCCAGTGACGCAATACAAGACGGTCGCTCCAGTCCCAACCGTGTACTCGTCCGATTCGGAAGTGATCGAGGCTGCTCCGGTTGCTGCCGTTGCTCCTGCCGAGACAGTTGTCGTTGAGCAGCCCACTGCTGCTGTGTTGGCCAAGTCTGAAGCTCGTTACGTCGTCGCCACGCCCGGTGCCGTACATGATGCTCCCCTCGTTGGACACACCGTCAACCAGAAGGCCTTCAACGTTGAGCCGGCACCAGGAACTCAGTAA
- the LOC118514297 gene encoding uncharacterized protein LOC118514297 isoform X2, which produces MKFFIAIMAVAFVAASEASYLPYADDLSYQSYGYGLPLSKVVVGSSYGLPAAVDKYSYPSYYSSYPAVKKVVEYPSVAPVLATKVVDNSYGLGYTKVVDNSYGLGYTKVVDNSYGLGYNKLVSPVLASGYGLGYNKLVSAPVVATKVVDSALWNYGGYGLGYNKYLPTAPVAKYVF; this is translated from the exons ATGAAG TTCTTCATTGCAATCATGGCTGTGGCGTTCGTCGCTGCGTCCGAGGCCTCGTACCTGCCATACGCTGACGATCTGTCCTACCAGAGCTACGGTTATGGACTTCCTCTCTCGAAGGTGGTCGTCGGCTCGTCGTACGGTCTGCCAGCAGCTGTGGACAAGTACTCCTACCCATCGTACTACAGTTCCTATCCGGCCGTGAAGAAGGTGGTCGAATACCCGTCGGTTGCTCCGGTGCTGGCCACCAAGGTCGTTGATAACAGCTACGGACTGGGATACACCAAG GTCGTTGATAACAGCTACGGACTGGGATACACCAAGGTCGTTGATAACAGCTACGGACTGGGATACAACAAGCTGGTGTCTCCGGTCCTTGCCAGCGGTTACGGTCTCGGATACAACAAGCTGGTTTCCGCACCAGTCGTCGCCACCAAAGTCGTCGATTCTGCTCTGTGGAACTATGGCGGCTACGGGCTGGGATACAACAAGTATCTGCCAACCGCTCCAGTTGCCAAATACGTTTTCTAA
- the LOC118514305 gene encoding uncharacterized protein LOC118514305 isoform X1, giving the protein MKFFIAIMAVAFVAASEASYLPYADDLSYQSYGYGLPLSKVVVGSSYGLPAAVDKYSYPSYYSSYPAVKKVVEYPSVAPVLATKVVDNSFGLGYTKVVDNSYGLGYNKLVSPVVATKVVDNSYGLGYNKLVSPVLASGYGLGYNKLVSPVVDNGLYNYGGYGLGYNKYLSAAPVAKYVL; this is encoded by the exons ATGAAG TTCTTCATTGCAATCATGGCTGTGGCGTTCGTCGCTGCGTCCGAGGCCTCGTACCTGCCATACGCTGACGATCTGTCCTACCAGAGCTACGGTTATGGACTTCCTCTCTCGAAGGTGGTCGTCGGCTCGTCGTACGGTCTGCCAGCAGCTGTGGACAAGTACTCCTACCCATCGTACTACAGTTCCTATCCGGCCGTGAAGAAGGTGGTCGAATATCCGTCGGTTGCTCCGGTGCTGGCCACCAAGGTCGTTGATAACAGCTTCGGACTGGGATACACCAAGGTCGTTGATAACAGCTACGGACTGGGATACAACAAGCTGGTGTCCCCGGTCGTCGCCACCAAGGTCGTTGATAACAGCTATGGCCTAGGATACAACAAGCTGGTGTCTCCGGTCCTTGCCAGCGGTTACGGTCTCGGATACAACAAGCTGGTGTCCCCAGTCGTCGATAATGGCCTGTATAACTATGGCGGCTACGGACTGGGATACAACAAGTACCTGTCGGCCGCTCCAGTTGCCAAATATGTGTTGTAA
- the LOC118514319 gene encoding uncharacterized protein LOC118514319, with translation MKSFTAVLAFTLLATVYANPSPFFHRHAHGGVHTYHPVTVREYVKVPEVHVQRVVHKVPVYVPVVHHVPVVQQVHVPVPVERPVNVEVGGGVNVAANPGAVHVTKTKPVKVSV, from the exons ATGAAG AGCTTCACAGCAGTCCTGGCATTCACGCTCCTCGCCACCGTCTATGCAAATCCTAGCCCATTCTTCCACCGCCACGCCCACGGTGGAGTCCACACCTACCATCCCGTAACGGTGCGTGAGTACGTGAAGGTACCGGAAGTGCATGTGCAGAGGGTCGTCCATAAGGTGCCCGTGTACGTGCCAGTGGTACATCATGTTCCGGTAGTGCAGCAAGTCCACGTTCCAGTTCCGGTAGAACGGCCGGTAAATGTCGAGGTCGGTGGTGGAGTGAACGTAGCCGCCAATCCGGGTGCGGTGCATGTGACTAAAACTAAGCCGGTTAAAGTTTCGGTATAA